The following are encoded in a window of Acipenser ruthenus chromosome 26, fAciRut3.2 maternal haplotype, whole genome shotgun sequence genomic DNA:
- the LOC117430494 gene encoding fibronectin type-III domain-containing protein 3A-like: MNIPVMMAEQPPSLEATALLNEVSLLPHMLNGDSVQQVILVQVNPGETFTIRTEDGHIQCIQGPAHVPMMSPNGSMPPIFVPPGYMSQVVEENGVRKVVVLPHSAEFHPSMAPPPPHVPHYMHHHPAMLHHHHHHVYPPVQGSGELPPHFIHQHPPPHIYTEQEALAHGRNSLIHRDERTMKMQEHLRKRLKDRQLGGVPNNKLNSPPPSPHRSYSPGVQNGYGKGHLMSAMPTGPIKPKHAGRMRSTPPAEGQTADSETDMKRILELLSNVAKPTVSEIQARSAVLSWSLPLTLQNGEKNGDHTAPSLCYEIAVSNNGRNGVFKSVYLGEETTFTLPDLKPATDYHVRVSVTCSSVKGPVSEAASFTTECSEPDPPAPPRLLNRTKNSITLQWKAPNDNGSKIANFLLEYDEGKQSAFKECYYGHAKQYKVVRLSPSTKYAFRIAAENDIGMSAFSEAVIYHTAGSSPPAPAPPRLAGVGVTWLTLEWSSPNGASGEETLTYILEMEEESLGYGFKPKHNGEELSCTLKNLQRSTSYKFRVFACNTEGRSSPSEVVEYSTSPDKPGAPGKPSIKGRSHTRCMKIVWDPPKDNGGAEVTKYVLEMSESLKGSKWDMAYSGSAREHLCDNLSPGSWYRLRVYCISCGGQSQVSEVLSVRTAAVPPGPCQPPHLAGRAKPREIPLRWSAPAMDGGAPVTEYTVEMSEADQGSRRQLYQGPETDCTASNLLPGQTYCFWVKAANQAGYGPFSDTWEASTAPGSPEQCGAPQLSVRAATCVLVSWESPACNGAEVSEYRLEWGGTKGCMQLVYSGPAPSYEVKGLVPSTAYYCRVQALNIAGAGLFGEVAMVTTPAAFPAAVSVLEVLEEDSLPAPLPSLSTCLAVQWQEPCCHGADIIGYNIDFGERQPLSVGRSTSCVLENLQPDTTYRIRVQAVNGVGAGPFSHSLKTKTRPLPPEPPHLECAVFGHQSLKLKWGEGPSKHQLTSSTQYCLQIEDKNGRFVCIYSGPCHTYKVQRLSESTAFHFRIQAHNDAGEGPFSHVYTFTTTKSPPAQLKAPKVQQREDNLCEVSWEPLQPMRGDSVVYTLHLLSGRDIEQVYKGPETSFLFRNVQPSCEYRFRVCAGRQYQDSGVTQELWGPYSPSVAFAVQRQEQDPLGATGPAGGEQAVVRGSTMTDEQLTLLLLVGFAVVAILFAVVIQYFVIK, encoded by the exons GTAATCCTGGTGCAGGTAAACCCTGGAGAAACATTTACCATTCGGACAGAAGATGGACACATCCAGTGCATTCAAG GTCCTGCTCACGTGCCTATGATGTCACCGAATGGCTCAATGCCGCCTATCTTCGTGCCTCCTGGCTACATGTCACAG GTGGTTGAAGAGAATGGCGTCCGGAAGGTGGTTGTGTTGCCCCACTCAGCGGAATTCCACCCGTCAATGGCTCCCCCTCCACCCCACGTTCCACACTACATGCACCACCACCCCGCCATgctgcaccaccaccaccaccacgtcTACCCCCCTGTGCAAGGGAGTGGAGAGCTCCCACCCCACTTCATCCACCAGCACCCCCCACCACACATCTACACAGAGCAGG AAGCGCTTGCCCACGGTAGGAACAGTCTGATCCACCGGGACGAAAGGACCATGAAGATGCAGGAGCACCTGCGCAAGAGGCTGAAAGACAGACAGCTGGGGGGGGTCCCCAACAACAAGCTGAACAGCCCGCCCCCATCCCCCCACAGGAGCTACTCCCCTGGGGTGCAGAACGGCTACGGGAAGGGGCACCTGATGTCTGCCATGCCCACGGGACCCATCAAGCCCAAACACGCCGGGAGGATGAGAAGCACCCCCCCTGCCGAGGGCCAGACCGCAG ATTCAGAGACAGACATGAAAAGGATCCTGGAGCTACTGTCCAATGTTGCTAAACCAACA GTCTCTGAAATCCAGGCCAGGTCGGCTGTGCTCTCCTGGAGTCTCCCCCTGACCCTACAGAACGGTGAGAAGAACGgggaccacactgccccctccctgTGCTACGAGATCGCTGTCTCCAACAACGGCAGGAACGGTGTCTTCAAATCTGTCTACCT GGGAGAAGAAACTACCTTCACACTCCCTGATCTGAAGCCAGCCACAGACTACCACGTCAG GGTGTCTGTGACGTGCAGCTCAGTCAAAGGTCCCGTTTCAGAAGCAGCCAGCTTTACAACAGAGTGCAGCGAGCCTGACCCCCCTGCTCCTCCCAGACTCCTCAACAGGACCAAGAACTCCATCACCCTGCAGTGGAAG GCGCCAAATGACAATGGCTCTAAAATCGCCAACTTTCTTTTGGAATATGATGAG ggCAAACAGAGTGCCTTTAAGGAATGTTACTATGGACATGCGAAACAGTACAAAGTCGTCAGATTGTCCCCTTCCACAAAATATGCCTTTAGAATAGCTGCTGAAAATGATATTGGAATGAG TGCTTTCAGTGAGGCGGTGATATACCACACTGCAGGCAGCTCCCCCCCAGCGCCGGCCCCTCCTCGGCTGGCAGGGGTGGGGGTCACCTGGCTGACCCTGGAGTGGAGCTCACCCAACGGGGCCTCGGGGGAGGAGACCCTCACCTACATCCTGGAGATGGAGGAGGAGAGCTTG GGCTATGGCTTCAAACCAAAACACAATGGGGAGGAACTGTCATGCACTTTAAAGAATCTCCAGAGAAGCACCTCCTACAAGTTTAGG GTCTTCGCCTGCAACACAGAGGGCCGGAGCAGCCCCAGTGAGGTGGTGGAGTACAGCACCAGCCCTGACAAACCAGGGGCCCCGGGTAAGCCCAGCATCAAGGGGAGGAGCCACACACGCTGCATGAAGATTGTCTGGG ATCCCCCGAAGGACAATGGAGGAGCAGAGGTTACGAAGTATGTTTTAGAAATGTCAGAGAGTTTGAAAG GCAGTAAATGGGACATGGCATACAGTGGCTCTGCAAGAGAACACCTTTGTGATAATCTCAGCCCTGGGAGCTGGTACAGGCTGCGGGTTTACTGCATCAGCTGTGGGGGGCAGAGCCAG GTCTCAGAGGTGCTCTCAGTTCGGACGGCTGCTGTTCCTCCTGGACCGTGCCAACCACCACACTTGGCGGGGAGAGCCAAGCCCCGGGAGATTCCACTACGATGGT CTGCCCCTGCTATGGACGGGGGCGCTCCAGTTACAGAGTACACCGTGGAGATGTCGGAGGCGGACCAGGGCAGCCGCAGGCAGCTGTACCAGGGCCCCGAGACGGACTGCACTGCCAGCAACCTGCTGCCCGGCCAGACCTACTGCTTCTGGGTGAAAGCTGCCAACCAGGCTGGG tacgGCCCTTTCTCTGACACTTGGGAGGCCTCCACAGCACCAGGGTCACCTGAACAGTGTGGGGCCCCACAGCTGTCAGTCCGGGCAGCCACGTGTGTGCTAGTGAGCTGGGAG AGTCCCGCCTGTAATGGTGCAGAGGTCAGTGAGTACAGGCTGGAGTGGGGAGGCACGAAGGGCTGCATGCAGCTGGTATACTCTGGACCTGCTCCTTCCTACGAAGTCAAAGGCCTTGTTCCATCAACAGCATACTACTGCAGGGTGCAG GCGTTGAATATTGCAGGGGCGGGGCTCTTCGGAGAGGTTGCCATGGTAACAACCCCAGCAGCATTCCCGGCAGCAGTATCAGTTCTAGAAGTCTTGGAGGAAGACTCTCTGcctgctcccctcccctccctctccacctgCCTTGCAGTCCAGTGGCAGGAACCCTGTTGCCATGGCGCCGACATCATTGGCTACAATATCGACTTCGGGGAACGGCAGCCCCTGTCTGTGGGGAGGAGCACCAGCTGTGTGCTGGAGAACCTGCAGCCAGACACCACGTACAG GATCCGAGTGCAGGCGGTGAATGGGGTGGGTGCAGGACCCTTTAGCCACTCTCTCAAAACCAAAACGAGACCACTACCTCCGGAGCCCCCACATCTGGAATGTGCTGTCTTCGGACACCAGAGCCTTAAACTGAAGTGGGGAGAGGGCCCCAGCAAGCACCAGCTGACCAGCTCAACACAGTACTGCCTACAGATAGAGGACAAGAATGGCAG ATTTGTCTGCATTTACAGCGGCCCCTGCCACACCTACAAGGTCCAACGGCTTAGCGAGTCCACTGCCTTTCACTTCCGGATCCAAGCACACAACGATGCTGGGGAGGGCCCCTTCTCTCACGTTTACACCTTCACCACCACCAAATCCCCTCCTGCCCAGCTCAAAG CTCCCAAAGTTCAGCAGCGTGAGGATAACCTCTGTGAGGTCTCCTGGGAGCCCCTTCAGCCAATGAGAGGAGACTCTGTTGTTTACACACTCCACCTCCTCAGCGGGAGAGACATAGAGCAG GTGTATAAGGGACCAGAGACGTCATTCCTCTTCAGAAATGTTCAGCCGAGCTGTGAGTACCGCTTCCGTGTGTGTGCAGGCCGGCAGTACCAGGACAGTGGAGTAACCCAGGAGCTGTGGGGACCGTACAGCCCCAGCGTAGCCTTCGCAGTCCAGCGGCAGGAGCAGGACCCCCTGGGGGCTACGGGACCAGCAGGGGGGGAGCAGGCTGTAGTCCGAGGGAGCACCATGACCGACGAACAATTAACCCTGCTCCTCTTAGTGGGCTTTGCAGTGGTGGCCATCCTTTTCGCTGTTGTCATCCAGTACTTTGTTATCAAGTAG